From Panicum hallii strain FIL2 chromosome 2, PHallii_v3.1, whole genome shotgun sequence, a single genomic window includes:
- the LOC112879797 gene encoding pentatricopeptide repeat-containing protein At3g06920 — translation MAAALRTPAVRRPLLAASDLLHTRRNISSTNPPPPPHHPNPLASELLRLLSAAPSWTPDLAGAVSSSLSSAPASAADVVIPVLRALRNPSLAAPFFLVASSASSPHPLPADAYNAVLPFLSHDLAALEKVLEEMSVLGYGIPNPACADLVATLVRARRLDDAERAIGAMRRLKFRPAFSAYTVLIGALAEARRPERALELLRQMQEVGYEVGVPLFTTLVRALAREGRVEGALELVDEVKGSCLEPDIVLYNVCIDCFGKAGNVDMAWKFFHELKAQGLQPDDVSYTSMIWVLCKAGRLSEAEELFGQMEAERAVPCAYAYNTMIMGYGSAGQFEDAYKLLDQLKERGCIPSAVSFNSILTCLGKKRKVDEALTLFEAMKEDAKPNSSTYNIIIDMLCIAGKVEEAYKIRDEMEHAGLFPNLLTVNIMIDRFCKAKKLEEAYKIFETASQRGCNPDSVTYCSLIDGLGKKGQVGDAYRLFENMLDAGYNANPVVYTSLIRNFFMHGRKEDGHKIFKEMNRRGCRPDLTLLNTYMDCIFKAGDVERGRAIFDGIKGYGFLPDVRSYSILIHGLTKAGHARETSNIFHAMKQQGFVLDARAYNAVVDGFCKSGKVDKAYEVLEEMKVKRVLPTVATYGSIIDGLAKIDRLDEAYMLFEEAKSKGIELNVIVYSSLIDGFGKVGRIDEAYLILEEMMKKGLTPNVYTWNSLMDALVKAEEINEALICFQSMKEMKCSPNTYTYSILINGLCRVQKYNKAFVFWQEMQKQGLVPNVVTYTTMISGLAKVGNITDACSLFERFKANGGIPDAASFNALIEGMSHANRATEAYQVFEETRSRGCRINVKACISLLDALNKAECLEQAAVVGAVLREIAKSQHASRSL, via the coding sequence atggcggcggcgctgcggacGCCGGCGGTTCGCCGTCCGCTCCTCGCCGCTTCGGATCTCCTCCACACCCGCCGCAACATCTCGTCCACCAAtccgccacctccgccgcacCACCCCAACCCCCTCGCCTCGgagctcctccgcctcctctccgccgcccccTCTTGGACGCCCGACCTCGCCGGCGCCgtctcctcctccctctctagcgcccccgcctccgccgcggacGTCGTCATACCCGTCCTCCGCGCCCTCAGGAACCCCTCCCTTGCGGCCCCATTCTTCCTTgtcgcctcctccgcctcatcCCCGCACCCGCTCCCCGCCGACGCATACAACGCCGTCCTCCCGTTCCTCTCCCACGACCTCGCGGCCCTGGAGAAGGTACTCGAGGAGATGAGCGTCCTCGGGTACGGCATCCCCAACCCCGCCTGCGCCGACCTCGTCGCCACCCtcgtccgcgcccgccgcctcgaCGACGCCGAGCGCGCTATCGGGGCCATGCGGCGGCTCAAGTTCCGCCCGGCGTTCTCGGCGTACACCGTGCTGATCGGCGCGCTGGCGGAGGCAAGACGGCCGGAGCGCGCGCTGGAGCTGCTGCGGCAGATGCAGGAGGTTGGGTACGAGGTGGGCGTGCCGCTGTTCACGACTCTGGTGCGGGCGCTGGCCCGTGAGGGGCGTGTGGAGGGCGCGCTGGAGCTGGTGGATGAGGTGAAGGGGAGCTGCCTTGAGCCGGATATTGTCCTGTACAATGTGTGCATCGATTGTTTCGGGAAGGCTGGGAATGTGGATATGGCCTGGAAGTTCTTCCACGAATTGAAGGCGCAAGGGCTGCAGCCGGATGACGTCTCGTACACGAGCATGATTTGGGTATTGTGCAAGGCGGGGAGGCTAAGTGAGGCTGAGGAGCTGTTTGGTCAGATGGAGGCAGAAAGAGCTGTGCCTTGTGCATATGCGTATAATACAATGATTATGGGTTATGGGTCTGCGGGCCAGTTTGAGGATGCCTATAAGCTGCTTGATCAGTTAAAGGAGAGGGGCTGTATTCCATCTGCTGTGTCATTTAATTCGATTCTCACTTGCCttgggaagaagaggaaagttGATGAGGCACTGACCTTGTTTGAGGCCATGAAGGAGGATGCAAAGCCAAATTCCTCGACAtataacatcatcattgataTGCTTTGCATCGCTGGAAAGGTTGAGGAGGCCTATAAGATAAGGGATGAGATGGAGCATGCTGGCCTGTTCCCTAACTTGTTGACAGTGAATATAATGATTGATAGGTTTTGCAAGGCAAAGAAGCTTGAGGAGGCCTATAAGATTTTTGAAACTGCTAGTCAAAGAGGTTGCAATCCTGATTCTGTGACTTACTGTTCTCTTATTGACGGATTAGGAAAGAAGGGACAGGTCGGTGATGCTTATAGGTTATTCGAGAATATGTTAGATGCAGGCTACAATGCTAATCCTGTTGTATATACATCCTTGATAAGGAATTTCTTCATGCATGGGAGGAAAGAAGATGGACACAAAATCTTCAAAGAGATGAACCGTCGTGGATGCCGGCCTGATCTTACCCTACTCAATACATACATGGATTGTATTTTCAAAGCTGGTGATGTTGAAAGGGGAAGAGCAATATTTGATGGCATCAAGGGTTATGGCTTCCTTCCTGATGTCCGAAGTTATTCCATTTTGATTCATGGTCTCACGAAAGCTGGCCATGCTAGAGAAACTTCCAACATTTTTCATGCCATGAAGCAGCAGGGTTTTGTTCTTGATGCCCGGGCTTATAACGCTGTTGTTGATGGGTTCTGTAAATCTGGTAAGGTGGACAAGGCCTATGAAGTTCTTGAGGAGATGAAGGTAAAGCGTGTACTTCCTACAGTTGCTACATATGGATCAATTATTGATGGTTTGGCTAAGATTGACAGGTTAGATGAAGCTTATATGCTTTTTGAGGAAGCAAAATCAAAAGGAATAGAATTGAATGTTATTGTGTATAGCTCCCTCATTGATGGGTTTGGAAAGGTTGGTAGGATAGATGAAGCTTATTTAATATTAGAAGAGATGATGAAGAAGGGTTTGACTCCGAATGTTTACACATGGAACAGCCTTATGGATGCTTTAGTGAAAGCTGAAGAAATCAACGAAGCCCTTATTTGTTTCCAGTCAATGAAGGAAATGAAATGTTCACCTAACACTTATACATACAGTATTCTTATAAATGGCCTTTGCCGCGTACAGAAGTACAATAAGGCTTTTGTGTTCTGGCAAGAAATGCAGAAACAGGGATTGGTTCCTAACGTTGTGACTTACACAACCATGATTTCTGGGCTTGCAAAGGTAGGGAACATAACAGATGCTTGCAGTCTCTTTGAGAGATTTAAGGCCAATGGTGGAATCCCCGATGCAGCAAGTTTTAATGCTCTTATAGAGGGAATGAGCCATGCAAATAGAGCAACTGAGGCATATCAGGTATTTGAAGAAACTCGATCACGAGGATGTAGAATCAATGTAAAGGCATGCATCAGTCTTCTAGATGCTCTGAACAAAGCTGAATGTCTTG